The Centropristis striata isolate RG_2023a ecotype Rhode Island chromosome 1, C.striata_1.0, whole genome shotgun sequence nucleotide sequence GATTCTTTGGCTGTTGAAATGCAAATAACTGGTTTGAGATTAGGCCCTCCAGCTGCCTTGCCAATGAGTGAGAAATTGTGTTAAATATGGTGGTATTTcatagtggtgtcaacaataatcgattcggcgatgcatcgcaatgtggggcatgcacgattcagcatcgatgcggcaaagtgccataatcgattatgtttattttctggCCTCCAGTTTAAAATAATCTgttgttattaggcctatctgactgcttgtattgcctcatgactgacgaaaaatgtcccttgttgtgtgcagtagaattgtgatgcatcgcaatgcatcgtagaatcgaattgaatcgaatcgttacctggtgaatcgtaattgaatcgaattgtgagggcagtgccaatgcacacccctagtATTTCATCACTACAAGGGACCCATTTCACATTACATATTGTTTAATTCCATTGGTTGTTTGTATTAAATTATTGATGAGTGTAGCACCTTGATGGATTATTTGAGCTATTTTCAATTGTGCTTCACTAATTCGTTATTATACCTTCATTTATACCACAACTCATCTTGTATATCTTTATAAATTGGTCATCTCCAGCAGGGGGAAAACACAGTGATGGGGCTCATGGAAGCTTCAACCTAGTTGCTGAAATGAAGAAGCTGAGACAGGCCCATCAGAGCCGCTGCCGTCTGGAGATCGGAGAGCTGCTCCGAGTCAGAGGACCGGTGAAGACGTCGAGGCAGCAGAGAGAAATCATGGCCTCTACCTACTGTGAGTGCAGCAGACTGTCCTCTGCAGGCCACAGTGGCAGTGTGAAATGGACATTCACCATCCACTTTTACTAATTTACCTACCAGCTACATTTAAATAAGAATAACAATGTCTAAGAATACCAACAattatggtaaatggtaaatggacctgcacttatatagtgcttttctagtcgctttgcgaccactcaaagcgctttacactacagactgcactcattcaccctatcacacacacattcatactggtggcagaggctaccctaaacggtcccacctgccaccattgggaattcgttcacacaccgatgaacgcagcatcaggagcaatttggggttcagtatcttgctttGGTTTTGGGGCCAACTGACTCTACCAATTAACCACTGGttcattaaaaagaataaattcTGTAACAAGAACATGCATTATCTCACACAGTCCCCTACAAACACACTTGAAGTGCCCAGCAAGGACATTCTTTATCGCCAGTGCTGCAGTCTTGTTATATGTGTCTCTCCttctcaaacacacatacacaacaacaCGTAGCTCATTTTTCATTGGATAGTCCACGCCATCTCTGTCCTCTGCCCATTcatcatgtgtgaatgtgtctgtgtgtgttctcagaTAAAGTGAATGACCCAGTGATGGCGGTCCAGATAGAGTGGATGATGGAGGTTCATGAGCTCTACAGACGGTGCTATGACAAACCATTCCAGCTGCAACCTACTGCAACGGGGTACAAATATCCATCCCTTCACATGCTGTAGATTGTACTACAGTAGATCAATATATTTCTATTGTCCATCCAAGttattgtacattttaaccAGCTAtacagaaaactgtcaaaagaaAAGCTTATGTCAATAGCTCGTTCGCCAAGATAAACAGTTGGTGCTGGCAATATTCTAGTTGGgcaccattaaataattgcaaaAGAAAGAGGTATGATACAGCCCCAAACATTTTTGGAGCTTGGGGAGGCTTAATCTCCTCTTTTTCTAATCCATTTTAGATTGAATCACGCCCACAAACACCTCGACGCAGTGCTGATAGCTGTGTTCCCGAGGAAATATAATATCTACAGTTCCTTGGAAAATAGCGACACAGGGCACTGAATATAATGAATTAACTGTTTATGAGACCAAAATTGAGACAAGAATTAGCTGGCTAGTACACTCTGCGGTACCTGCGCCTCACTTCTCACTGCCAGCAGACCTAGCTAGGAGGAGAGCAGACGGCAGCCCCGGCACACAGACCTTAGGGTCAGGGGTCTGATCCTGGCCCGCACAAGCTTCCTGCTGGATCAGAAAAATGTATGTTGCTGCTGTACACAGGTGATACCCAGCATCAGCCCACTGTGACCTACAGTGCTGAGGGTTTGTGCTGGCTGAATTTGAGTTGCTATAGATGCCTGCATAAAGTCTGTCTCAGGAGCTCAACCACTCTCTTCCAAGCAGTCGGGGAAAAAGGGGGGGAACCCAGGATCTAATGAACACTTCATTCATTAAATTCTGTGCCTCATATTTTCAGGTTTAATTAACTGATTAATTACACTCACtgaccactttattagctagcaatgtgtaccaaaaaaaagtggtcggtgttgtcttctgctgctgtagcccatctgcctcaaggttggacgtgttgtgcgttggttgtaacgagtggttctTTGAGTttctgttgaaccagtctggccattttcctctgacctctggcattaACGAGGCATCAAAGCGTgatggatattttctctttttggaacattctctgtaaaccctagagatggctGTGTGTGAACATCCCAGTAGctcagcagtttctgaaatcaacaaccatgccacgttcaaagtcattTAAATCACcgttcttccccattctgatgctcgctttgatcttcagcagctcgtcttcaccatgtctacataactaaatgcattgagttgctgccatgtgattggctgattagatatttgcgtaatgagcagttgaacaggtgtacctaattaagtggccggtgagtgtatataGCAGCttctatattggtaaaaaaaGGTCACTTGCTACTGATTTGGCTgagatgaaacaaaacaaaatccttGCCCTTCCCTGAGAGAAGTCAGCTAACATGAACACAATTTTCAGGTTAAATGAACCAATGCATTaatgcagtgattcccaacagaggggggcccgaccccaccaggggggcgccaaagatccatggggagtcgcaaagccctcttgattttcagggatgtaataaatctaacgtgttaaatatagatgagtcagcatttaattcattagtgggacaaaaccaactaaataagggctacattaaacgttgatttttctatttaaataaatgaatcactatagaaatgtttaaaaataaaggcaatatcgcgagaataaggacatgtgtaacatccctcctgcagtatacacaggtaacttcacctagcggtaacctcacctagcggtaacctcacctagtggtaacctcacctagtggtaacgtcacctagtggtaacctcacctagcggtaacctcacctagcggtaacctcacctagcggtagcctcacctagcggtaacctcacctagcggtaacctcacctagcggtaacctcacctagtggtagcctcacctagtggtaacctcatctagcggtaacctcacctagaggtaacctcacctagaggtaacctcacctagtggtaacctcacctagcggtaacctcacctagcggtaacctcacctagtggtaacctcacctagcggtaacctcacctaacaacagaaacacagagctaatggaaaaatggcgaagcgtcagggggacaaaaatgctgaatatctcaaaaagaaaaagagagggtaccatgaaagtcacattgagttcggcttcatagaagcaatggacgatgggggggtcgccaaaatttataatggtaaaaatgtgggtccctcaagaaaaaggttgggaaccactgcatcAATGCATCAATTTGTCTGATTATCAGGCTAGCATGAGGCCTGTCAAGATGCTGAGGGTTTTTATGGACTTTGCATATAAAACAATAGTTGAAAGTTGCCCTTtgaagttgtttgtttgttcttcaaGATGTAGTAAAACATGTATAGAAGCAAAGTGGTAGccattaaaaagtattaaatatcaCCAAAAACATCAAAAGGACACATGAGGATATACACGTGGCACAACAAAGACAGCAGGCAGTTCTATTACACTGACGaagaaaataactaaacaatGGAATGCATCCAAGCGATTTATGAAATTGGAAAGTAATTATAGCAAACTGTCACAGTTGAACCAGACTCAATGATTACCAATTATCTCTAAACATATTTAAGCATTAATATAAATCGTATTAAGGCCAGATTCTTTGTCTGTTGTTCAGTGACTCAGCAATCAGTTCCCTCAGCAAAGCGACGAATATCATCAAGGATTTCTTGAAGCAGAACTCGGTGACCAGGTTCAGACCCTATGATGTTCTGGACCTCCTGCAGCCTCTGATCTCCAGCCAGCCTAAAGCAGCATCAGCAGCCCAGGTACgccaggataataataatatgaggGCTGTTCTTTTTGAAGATGTGCGGTGGCGGgatgaaaagaaaatcaaacGTCAGACTTTATTTGAAGTGTCCTTCTAAGGTGAGAATGACCAATGGAATAAGGAAATACAGCCAGGATTAGATTTCTAGCATAGAAGCTAATTTGTATTCTTTCATCTATCATTTCATTTAACATGTTGGTTTTCTCTTCCCATAAAACTAGACAACAGGTAATAAAACTTACATATCTCTATGTAGCAGTGGGTTATGATATCAGGAAATGATTTAGACATCTAAACTGAAACAAAAGGCAATAAAAACTGTGATAGATGGAGCACATTCAATCAATccataaaactttatttgtgTAGAACCTTTCATACAAATGAATGCAGTTCACAGTGCTTCACAGATGATAATACtaagacagaataagaaaaaaaagacaatttaaaaatgcttatGAGACAATAAATTAGagaataaatgtaaaacagcTGAAAAGTAGAGCGAAAGAAATTTAAagccatataaaaaaatatacatacatacatatatatatgtatactaaGTGAAATTTCAAAAGTAGacttaaaactaaataaatggacgaaaaaaaaccaaacaaataaaaatagaaaaaaataacatttttgaataagtgaaaaatgtgtctttctCTGCATCTGATTAATGCTTTATCAAATCTCCACATCTGTATTCATATATATTGACTGTGAGGTGTTGAAAACCATTGTTAATGCTTGTGCCATTTGCAACCAAACTTGATTTCAGCTCTGTTGTATTATCATACTTTCCTGTTGCTGTTAAGGAGCCTGTGGCGGGTCCATCTGCATGCCAGCAGCTACGCCAGCTCCTGAAGGAGGTCCTGAAAATTTTACAGGACGAGGGTGTTGTGTACCGCAAGGTCAAATCCCAGGATGAAGTATATAATGTAAGAAATAGCAGATAAATCtaagataaatatttttttttacttcagtgGGTTATTATTATGAGGTTTCATTATtgatatgtgtttgtttgatacTGTTGTCCCTCACCAGGCGACTGAACAAGACAAAGATCTACTTATAGCTGTCAAAGACATTATCAGGGAAGactcaaagagagagaaatgtaaGTACTTTGATTTTTGCTCTTAATTTAGCATCACGCTTGTGATTAATGTTGACCTACTGTAGTTTTAGTTTGATTCAGTGACATCTCCTTTGTGGCAACGTGTTAGTCCAACTGATGTCAGAGTTCTCCTACTcagattaggacacccagataatgcaattggaataggattttcgccggcatgtatgacaacacaacacatgtgcACATGCTCCGCCTGCTCcaccggaacaaaaacatctaaggaaagccggtcgcacattagccggtcgccggtcagtagcgacggcaaaaagtgtcgaactgaggtcaaccggaaaggtcgccatattaacccgctgaaacgacgcatatcgccacccagtgttaaaggaggaggacacgttcccgtcagttattcgattttctcagttgcatgtaaactgggacaaggacagaagtccgattagacgacaatatcgatttttaagcatagctcgattaaactgtgcatgttaaTTATTGCGAGTTATTGCCATTTAAATTGGAGAAATCAAGAATTAAAGTTCACCTACTGTATGTCACTACTACTTCAtcaattaaagggatagtttggctTTTTcaaagtgaggttgtatgaggaaCTTACCCACAGTCAGTGTATCACCTGCAGTATATGATGGTGTGGGGAACCAGATGCGCTCCAGGCAGGAAATGAATGGATGTAGCATTGTTGCAAATGGGGACtgacacaaaacatattttaaccacctaaacaaaggcccaacaatttttttttctgtttatgtttaagctatatttacaatatgtcCACAGATTTATTTTGCTATCCAGGGCCGTTTCATTTGGCACTTCTTTTTCTCAAATGTAGAACCGTATTCTTACGCCATTCTGACCAAAACAGTTGATCTGCGGCAGTGCGTGAAGCATACAAGTGTGCTTATGAGTGGGAACATGGAAGTTCTACtgttgggggggaaaaaagtagtgccaaatgaaacggCTATGGATAGTAACAAAAGTCGGTGGATATATCATTAATATAGCATACACATAAATGCAGTATTACAATATTAGGATAGGCCTTTGTTtagttaacaaaacaaaaacctgaaCTATCCCATTAAGGGCTTTATTTTCACTTTAGAGCAGATGCCTAAAaaaaggttgtgatgtcacaactatattatattgtatatagatAGAAAGTGCCGTTCTACTTTGTTACATTCATTCCCGGGCTACAATGACAGTGCAGAGATGCCGAGAGCGCAGATGcagaaaaaacaggaaaaatgacCAATCACAGCAGAATGGGCTTTTTCAGaagggggcttaaagagacagtggCCAAAACGGAGTGTTTCctgacagagggtgaatacaggtgTATTCAGAAAGACAGtgtgagaaaaataaagtgttttttgaacattaaagtatgtatatgtgttcttgtagaaacccaaaatacgaAGTATGAACCTAAAAATGAGCTGAATATGTCCCCTTTATAGTGTCCATAAGCTAGGTGTTTATGGCCACATACCTGTTAGCCTCTTGTTCTCCTGTCCCTGCAGATGCAGAGAAGGGTTGCCACATCCTGCACATCCTATCTGCAGCCAGGCACCGCTACAGCCTCAACCTGAGCAAAGCAGCACTGGAGCTGGTCCTCAAATCACTGGAATGCAACAGTGACATCGTCAGCACCAGAGACAACTATTACACTATGTTTTAACATGAGCACAGTGGGGTCAGGAACCATGTAATACTGTTCATGATGTAGTATGGCATATTGCTCCGAAATGTAAGCATTCAATACGTTTAGGAAAATCATGCCATTGGTATTCATTTGTTCACGACTAATCAGTCAACTGTAGCACTTGCCAAAAGTAATTGAACTCCATGTTTTTTACGTTTGCAATTTAAAATCATTACTAAATGTTAGTGTGCTATGGTTAAGTATTgaatttaatataatgtatgCCTTATGAAATCAAGCCATGCCAAAGAGAATTGACTTCAGGGAAAGTTTCAGGACCATTGTGCACTCCACTGTTTGTACATTTATatgatgtttaaataaataggAAATAATTAACACAATGAGCTCCTGGGTTCTCattaaaccaaacaaaaaccAAATGCTAAtgatttttcttacattttttcttttttctagcacatgaaaacaaaaaacaatattcaaACCACATAAAATTAGTAACTGCTATTATTATCATCTCTGTCACCATCATTAAATAAGCTGTTAAGGACATCTCAATGCCAATATACGTTATAACATGCACCAATATATCAAATCCTCATGATGATGCGTTACTCATGCCAAGTAGAAAGTGGGTCAAATAACACTAAAAAATTGGTTAAATGTTTCAgtgggtacccacaagtctccccttCACAAACATGCCCATTTAATGCAAATTCTGAGCCGTTTGGGACAAAATccatgcagtacaaatgtgttatttactattgtatttgaatatttctgcatactgggatGCTTTATCTTTGCATAAATTGGTATGACTGGAAAGGTAATATTCCTGTAGATGCAGTGAGCCCAATTTTTTTCATCCTCAAAGTAGGaatttcattgtagtgagaccatttatttaaacttgacctcactgtataaaatgacctgttgtgactaCCAGGATAGCcacacagcctcatgaaactttacaaccacaaacgaGACACATAGAGCATTCAGGGGATTTATGactttcctaggtatattgacaataggAGGTTTCCAGCAGTTTCCAGAAGAAGAAGTGCTTGCCATCCAACTactgaaaaatgcaattcttgtaGAAAAAATGTCACCGTTTTTGATGGCAAATCACagcatatatttttatatgaagtTCCCCAACATCTCAGTGTCTTAATGTAgtattttggagtttttttaaagaacatttGTATCGATTTAGTGGTATAAAAAAAGGTTACAATTTGCACAAAATCTGTAACAAATGGTGTTGACCTGAATATCAAATTCATTTTCAGGTTTtgagctttcagatgatgtatgACGTATCAATTCCCtcttaaaaatgacattttatatgCTTGCTGAGTAGCACTCATCATGATGAGTAAACAAAATGTGTACAATTGAGTCTAATTCCAAATGTATGCTTTTCCTAAAAGCCCTTtccattatgtattatatttaacaattaattaaatagCGACAAATGAATTGCCTCACAATGAGCTCTGGGTCTTGATGCCCCTGGGGCCCTGGGGAAGTTGCCCACTCTGCCTAGTTGGTAATCCAGCCTTGCATATTCCCTTATCGATTGCATTACAATACAGCAGTTGACATACAGAGAGCCTGGAGCTTTCAGGACCCCTGGAGTTCTCAGGCCCTGGGGCAGTTGCCCAGTTGGAATTTCAGCAGTGGGCTCATAATTATGGTTAGCCATTAAATTAAAGTAGGTTCTCATAAGTGACAAGAAAGATGATACTGATCTGGTTTTACCAATGTTCTGAAAACTTATTTCGGGTCATTATGGATCTTGTCTGTTTCATTTtatgaagtaaataaaaaagtacataaGGAAAAAACCTAGCCTCTAAATCAGTTTCCTCTTTACCATCATGCTTATGTTACTGTGTGCACAGGGGGGCAGTATTTGGTCGTTAATTGGCTCTTTCATGTAGACCAGGCTGTCGCTGATTGGTCGCCTGTGAAA carries:
- the stn1 gene encoding CST complex subunit STN1 isoform X1, giving the protein MQAATMDPAEEPPSMLWGLDPMFSAHARLYVRDILQMTESIQVPGNDTYRNTSIYFYNLHPIYKVDVLGTVVYQREREDFFCYGVDDGTGVINCLCWKKDLFKEEDPTTSGGKHSDGAHGSFNLVAEMKKLRQAHQSRCRLEIGELLRVRGPVKTSRQQREIMASTYYKVNDPVMAVQIEWMMEVHELYRRCYDKPFQLQPTATGDSAISSLSKATNIIKDFLKQNSVTRFRPYDVLDLLQPLISSQPKAASAAQEPVAGPSACQQLRQLLKEVLKILQDEGVVYRKVKSQDEVYNATEQDKDLLIAVKDIIREDSKREKYAEKGCHILHILSAARHRYSLNLSKAALELVLKSLECNSDIVSTRDNYYTMF
- the stn1 gene encoding CST complex subunit STN1 isoform X3 gives rise to the protein MQAATMDPAEEPPSMLWGLDPMFSAHARLYVRDILQMTESIQVPGIYFYNLHPIYKVDVLGTVVYQREREDFFCYGVDDGTGVINCLCWKKDLFKEEDPTTSGGKHSDGAHGSFNLVAEMKKLRQAHQSRCRLEIGELLRVRGPVKTSRQQREIMASTYYKVNDPVMAVQIEWMMEVHELYRRCYDKPFQLQPTATGDSAISSLSKATNIIKDFLKQNSVTRFRPYDVLDLLQPLISSQPKAASAAQEPVAGPSACQQLRQLLKEVLKILQDEGVVYRKVKSQDEVYNATEQDKDLLIAVKDIIREDSKREKYAEKGCHILHILSAARHRYSLNLSKAALELVLKSLECNSDIVSTRDNYYTMF
- the stn1 gene encoding CST complex subunit STN1 isoform X2, which codes for MQAATMDPAEEPPSMLWGLDPMFSAHARLYVRDILQMTESIQVPGNDTYRNTSIYFYNLHPIYKVDVLGTVVYQREREDFFCYGVDDGTGVINCLCWKKDLFKEEDPTTWGKHSDGAHGSFNLVAEMKKLRQAHQSRCRLEIGELLRVRGPVKTSRQQREIMASTYYKVNDPVMAVQIEWMMEVHELYRRCYDKPFQLQPTATGDSAISSLSKATNIIKDFLKQNSVTRFRPYDVLDLLQPLISSQPKAASAAQEPVAGPSACQQLRQLLKEVLKILQDEGVVYRKVKSQDEVYNATEQDKDLLIAVKDIIREDSKREKYAEKGCHILHILSAARHRYSLNLSKAALELVLKSLECNSDIVSTRDNYYTMF